One Candidatus Aegiribacteria sp. genomic window carries:
- a CDS encoding aromatic amino acid ammonia-lyase, with translation MAIIIDGTGLTVEKLIRIARHGEKVELSPAAEERIRFCRGMITRKLEKNEIMYGVNTGIGEFSETLLNDEEVKLFQKYLVYNHAAGIGDPAPLEYVRGAMASRINVHAKGHSAMRLEITQMLVNMLNKGVTPFVCQKGSVGACGDLAPMSQIALVVIGEGEAFYNGELLPGGEALKRAGLSPEIFHARDGLATINGSNVLNAMNTIHLYDMNRWLKQAEIAAAMSLEALMANFKPYNEKLHKARGFSGAVRTANALMKCIAGSDLLKGGKKKVQDAYSMRSTPQVIGAAHDALAYARSQVEIELNGVGDNPIFFPEEDLVLTGANFQGTPVSLPMDMMGAAITMVSVMSERRLNRILNPALSVGLTPFLAEKPGLYSGHMLSQYTAGMLIVEQRALSAPSACASIPAAADQEDFVSMGMNTAIQNHQILENAYGILGIELIAAADGLDQRDYKPGKGTRAAYDIIRKHIDHLGEDRPLYPDHTKMAEVVRSCEMLEAVEAEVGSLE, from the coding sequence ATGGCTATAATTATCGATGGAACCGGTCTCACAGTTGAAAAACTCATCAGAATTGCGCGTCACGGAGAGAAAGTTGAGCTTTCTCCCGCGGCTGAAGAAAGAATCAGGTTCTGCCGGGGCATGATAACCAGAAAACTTGAAAAGAACGAAATCATGTACGGTGTGAATACAGGTATTGGCGAATTCTCTGAAACCCTTCTAAACGATGAAGAAGTAAAGCTGTTCCAGAAGTATCTCGTATACAACCACGCTGCCGGAATCGGTGATCCCGCCCCTCTTGAGTATGTCCGTGGAGCAATGGCTTCAAGGATAAATGTTCACGCAAAGGGACATTCCGCGATGAGGCTTGAAATAACTCAGATGCTTGTGAATATGTTGAACAAGGGTGTCACACCCTTCGTTTGCCAGAAGGGTTCCGTTGGAGCCTGTGGTGATCTCGCGCCCATGTCGCAGATTGCTCTTGTTGTCATAGGTGAAGGTGAAGCTTTCTACAACGGCGAGCTCCTCCCCGGAGGAGAGGCATTGAAAAGGGCGGGACTCTCGCCCGAGATATTCCATGCTCGGGACGGCCTTGCAACCATAAACGGTTCAAATGTTTTAAACGCTATGAATACAATCCATCTTTACGATATGAACCGCTGGTTGAAGCAGGCTGAAATTGCCGCTGCCATGAGCCTTGAAGCCCTGATGGCCAATTTCAAGCCATACAACGAAAAACTGCATAAAGCCAGGGGTTTCTCAGGTGCCGTACGGACTGCAAATGCACTTATGAAATGCATTGCGGGAAGTGATCTCCTGAAAGGTGGCAAGAAGAAGGTTCAGGACGCGTACTCCATGAGAAGCACTCCCCAGGTCATAGGAGCGGCACACGATGCACTTGCATACGCAAGGAGTCAGGTTGAGATCGAACTGAACGGAGTTGGAGACAATCCAATATTCTTCCCTGAAGAAGATCTGGTTCTGACAGGAGCCAATTTCCAGGGAACACCCGTATCACTTCCGATGGATATGATGGGCGCGGCTATTACTATGGTTTCGGTAATGTCCGAGAGAAGGCTCAATAGAATACTTAACCCTGCTCTTTCTGTCGGGCTTACACCGTTCCTTGCTGAAAAGCCGGGCCTTTACAGCGGCCATATGCTGAGCCAGTACACTGCCGGAATGCTTATAGTTGAACAGCGAGCCCTCTCCGCCCCTTCTGCTTGCGCATCCATCCCGGCGGCCGCGGACCAGGAGGATTTCGTAAGTATGGGCATGAATACCGCCATCCAGAATCATCAGATTCTTGAAAACGCATACGGAATTCTGGGGATTGAACTCATCGCAGCGGCTGATGGTCTCGATCAGAGGGATTACAAGCCCGGAAAGGGTACCCGGGCCGCATACGATATCATAAGAAAGCACATCGATCATCTTGGAGAAGATAGACCACTTTATCCTGATCATACAAAAATGGCCGAAGTTGTCAGATCCTGCGAAATGCTTGAAGCCGTTGAAGCCGAAGTCGGATCACTGGAATAG
- a CDS encoding T9SS type A sorting domain-containing protein translates to MNRLIIALIIAVVWTSIGIAVPEGIPIQYMDSKNRIPMSTSERIQLSRARGPYSRTLAAETFGAKGLTVVLLVEEGISAGINSALSTFQSDLEIDGYDVKTWLISGGSAEDIRNDLITEYAGGVLAGAICIGDIPTGWMDSGYGEYPVDVFLMDMNGTWNDPDADGLYESYSSGGPEIWVGRLTPTYLSFGGTVNLLNDYFAKNHAYRTGALSLPDRALAYEEAFTGLTGSLDDLYTTVVRKTSPTGTNADDFRAELLNGYEWVHLISHSSPWGSSFHTGAPPEGAGTLNGFEVPPLDPHAFFYVLNCCSNGRWTEVDNLANSYIWCDSYGLAVLAQAKVDYTNDFQEYYQSLASGNCLGIAFRTWLASNMYNEDGAVLLGDPTLKPRTGTTNFISIGGTGSGTSGSDNWLSYDLTDGLHTQGRVDTYYDPSSGNLFAVCGSSDPVRANILATHSDGDTWVQPIAVCDHEYWDWHPTVGGDGLGNVWTAWQSMQNNHEGYDIYVSKWNGSSWVNETILTDGDPFEVEPAMDGGNGHTWLVWQKWQNASTDIEGVFWTGSAWSSIYTLSAENGEERYPDVAFGGNGFGLVYHARRNGNWVICFRDAPDTGPFGAETVISSSTENSRYACITSDGSEYWVAWQDDNGAILCSHGGGSGWIAPETVSSSGGCARPSITSSSAGIITAMWSCGSSELHCNTSIGGAWQGYYVAVTEDAVNDASLGWSDGKLWAVYGRRDTDLQWDLWACTPDPVGIAGHSSSTTAQISVSVNGRNPFSGPVVLRISGPSAGNLRIYDLSGRTVLERQVESGLFTWAGTSDNGIPVPSGVYFAVVTDGSSMESCRMVRI, encoded by the coding sequence ATGAACCGCCTGATCATTGCGCTGATAATCGCTGTTGTATGGACATCCATTGGAATTGCAGTTCCGGAGGGTATCCCCATACAGTATATGGATTCCAAGAACCGCATTCCCATGTCCACCTCCGAGCGAATCCAGCTTTCAAGGGCAAGGGGACCCTATAGTAGAACGTTAGCTGCTGAAACCTTCGGAGCGAAAGGACTGACAGTCGTTCTACTTGTTGAAGAGGGAATCAGCGCAGGTATCAACTCGGCATTATCGACATTTCAGTCGGATCTGGAAATCGATGGTTACGATGTAAAAACATGGCTGATCTCAGGCGGCAGCGCAGAAGATATAAGGAACGATCTGATAACCGAATATGCAGGTGGAGTACTTGCCGGAGCTATATGCATAGGGGACATACCCACCGGTTGGATGGATTCAGGGTACGGTGAATATCCGGTTGATGTTTTTCTGATGGATATGAACGGTACATGGAACGATCCTGACGCAGATGGACTTTACGAATCTTACAGCAGCGGAGGACCGGAAATCTGGGTTGGAAGGCTTACTCCCACCTACCTCTCATTCGGTGGAACTGTGAACCTTCTGAACGATTACTTCGCAAAGAACCATGCGTACAGAACCGGTGCCCTGTCCCTTCCGGACAGAGCTCTCGCGTACGAGGAAGCATTCACCGGACTTACGGGATCTCTTGATGATCTTTATACAACGGTTGTAAGAAAAACCAGTCCAACCGGCACGAATGCTGATGATTTCAGGGCGGAGCTTCTAAACGGTTACGAGTGGGTACATCTCATCTCTCACTCCAGCCCCTGGGGAAGCAGTTTTCACACGGGTGCACCGCCGGAGGGAGCAGGTACACTTAACGGCTTTGAAGTTCCTCCTCTTGATCCCCACGCGTTCTTCTACGTTCTTAACTGCTGTTCGAACGGTCGATGGACCGAAGTAGACAATCTGGCCAACAGTTACATCTGGTGTGATTCGTACGGTCTTGCAGTACTTGCCCAGGCTAAAGTGGATTATACCAATGATTTCCAGGAGTACTACCAGTCACTGGCTTCCGGGAACTGCCTGGGCATTGCCTTCAGAACATGGCTGGCATCGAATATGTACAATGAGGACGGAGCCGTTCTCCTGGGGGATCCCACTTTAAAACCGAGAACGGGAACCACCAACTTCATATCCATCGGTGGCACAGGTTCAGGAACATCCGGTTCGGATAATTGGCTTTCCTATGACCTGACAGACGGCCTTCATACTCAGGGAAGGGTGGACACATATTACGATCCTTCTTCCGGAAACCTTTTTGCCGTCTGTGGTTCTTCCGATCCTGTACGGGCCAATATTCTTGCTACCCATTCTGATGGTGATACATGGGTTCAACCCATCGCCGTGTGCGACCATGAATACTGGGACTGGCATCCCACAGTTGGAGGTGATGGCCTGGGGAATGTCTGGACAGCATGGCAGAGCATGCAGAATAATCACGAGGGTTACGATATATATGTGTCCAAATGGAACGGATCCTCGTGGGTTAACGAAACGATTTTAACCGATGGTGATCCCTTCGAAGTAGAACCCGCGATGGATGGAGGCAACGGTCATACGTGGCTGGTCTGGCAGAAATGGCAGAACGCCTCAACGGATATAGAGGGAGTTTTCTGGACAGGTTCCGCCTGGTCATCGATTTATACTTTATCAGCTGAGAACGGTGAAGAGCGCTACCCTGATGTTGCCTTTGGGGGGAACGGATTTGGCCTTGTCTACCATGCAAGACGCAACGGTAACTGGGTTATTTGCTTCCGTGACGCACCGGACACCGGACCATTCGGTGCTGAGACAGTTATCTCATCAAGTACCGAAAACAGCCGGTACGCCTGTATTACCAGTGATGGAAGCGAGTACTGGGTGGCATGGCAGGATGATAACGGAGCAATTCTTTGTTCCCACGGAGGCGGAAGCGGATGGATCGCGCCTGAAACGGTTTCATCTTCGGGCGGATGCGCACGGCCATCAATAACTTCATCTTCTGCAGGCATAATCACAGCCATGTGGAGTTGCGGAAGCAGCGAACTGCATTGCAATACTTCTATTGGCGGAGCCTGGCAGGGATACTACGTCGCGGTAACTGAAGATGCGGTTAATGACGCTTCTCTGGGATGGTCTGATGGAAAACTCTGGGCAGTGTACGGAAGAAGGGATACCGATCTTCAATGGGATCTGTGGGCCTGTACTCCTGATCCTGTAGGAATTGCCGGACATTCTTCTTCAACCACGGCACAGATATCCGTTTCCGTCAATGGTCGGAATCCATTCAGCGGCCCGGTTGTTCTGAGGATATCCGGTCCGTCTGCGGGCAACCTGAGAATTTACGATCTGAGCGGAAGAACCGTTCTTGAAAGGCAGGTTGAATCGGGGCTGTTTACATGGGCGGGAACCTCGGACAATGGAATTCCCGTACCTTCGGGCGTTTATTTCGCGGTTGTAACGGACGGCAGCAGTATGGAAAGCTGCAGGATGGTGAGAATATAA